One Perca flavescens isolate YP-PL-M2 chromosome 9, PFLA_1.0, whole genome shotgun sequence genomic window carries:
- the pde4ba gene encoding cAMP-specific 3',5'-cyclic phosphodiesterase 4B isoform X4, with protein sequence MGACCFDKKERKLGKLNGWRKFKRMLNRELTHLSEMSRSGNQVSEFISNTFLDKQNEMEMPSPTSKTREKKKQQKQQLMTQISGVKKVSHGPSLSGSSISRFGVKTDKEELLSKELEDLNKWGLNIFTVSEYSHSRPLTCIMYAIFQERDLLKTFKIPVDTLVAYMMTLEDHYHSDVAYHNSLHAADVAQSTHILLSTPALDAVFTDLEILAAIFAAAIHDVDHPGVSNQFLINTNSELALMYNDESVLENHHLAVGFKLLQEDNCDIFQNLTKKQRQSLRKMIIDMVLATDMSKHMSLLADLKTMVETKKVTSSGVLLLDNYTDRMQVLRNMVHCADLSNPTKSLELYRQWTDRIMEEFFHQGDRERERGMEISPMCDKHTASVEKSQVGFIDYIVHPLWETWADLVHPDAQDILDTLEDNRNWYQSMIPQSPSPPFYDQVTHGHSGGTGGQGGGEKFQFELTLEEEDLDGIEKNGEGEEDEEEEEELEEEEEDSLGDSHSPPLDYLDGQELEEGGMMEPAIEIVTHEASPTDT encoded by the exons ATGGGAGCCTGCTGCTTTgacaagaaagagaggaagttAGGGAAGCTAAATGGTTGGAGAAAG TTCAAGAGAATGTTGAATCGGGAGTTGACGCACCTATCTGAGATGAGTCGGTCTGGCAATCAGGTTTCCGAATTCATCTCTAACACCTTCCTAG ACAAACAGAATGAGATGGAGATGCCGTCACCGACGTCAAAGACgcgagagaagaagaagcagcagaagcagcagctgATGACACAGATCAGCGGAGTCAAGAAGGTCTCCCATGGGCCCTCTCTCTCCGGCAGCAGCATATCACGCTTCGGCGTCAAGACCGATAAGGAAGAGCTGCTGTCCAAGGAGCTGGAGGACCTCAACAAGTGGGGCCTGAACATCTTTACTGTTTCGGAGTACTCCCACAGCAGGCCTCTTACCTGCATCATGTACGCCATCTTCCAG GAGCGAGATCTGTTAAAGACCTTTAAGATCCCCGTGGATACGTTGGTGGCCTACATGATGACATTGGAAGACCACTACCATTCAGATGTGGCCTACCATAACAGCCTGCACGCTGCCGACGTAGCCCAATCTACACACATCCTCCTCTCCACTCCAGCCCTGGAT GCGGTCTTTACAGATCTTGAGATCCTAGCAGCCATCTTTGCTGCAGCTATCCATGATGTTGACCATCCTGGAGTATCAAACCAATTCTTAATCAATACCA ACTCTGAGCTGGCGCTAATGTACAACGATGAGTCTGTGCTGGAGAACCATCACTTGGCTGTGGGATTCAAGCTACTACAGGAAGACAACTGCGATATCTTCCAGAACCTCACCAAGAAGCAGCGACAGTCCCTCCGCAAGATGATCATCGACATG GTTTTGGCCACTGACATGTCCAAACACATGAGTCTGCTGGCTGATCTGAAGACTATGGTGGAGACCAAGAAGGTGACGAGCTCTGGAGTGCTGCTGCTGGACAATTACACCGACAGGATGCAG GTGCTGCGTAACATGGTGCACTGTGCTGACCTGAGTAACCCCACCAAGTCCCTGGAGCTGTATCGTCAGTGGACTGATCGGATAATGGAGGAGTTCTTCCAccaaggagacagagagagggagaggggaatgGAGATCAGCCCTATGTGTGATAAACACACAGCCTCAGTGGAGAAGAGCCAG GTGGGTTTCATCGACTACATTGTCCACCCTCTGTGGGAGACCTGGGCCGACCTGGTCCACCCTGACGCCCAGGACATTCTGGACACCCTGGAGGACAACAGGAACTGGTACCAAAGCATGATCCCCCAGAGTCCCTCCCCGCCCTTCTACGACCAGGTCACGCACGGACACAGTGGAGGGACTGGAGGTCAGGGAGGCGGGGAGAAATTTCAGTTTGAGCTCACTTTGGAGGAGGAGGACTTGGATGGAATAGAGAAAAATGGCGAAggggaggaggacgaggaggaagaagaagagttagaagaagaggaggaggatagTCTAGGAGATTCTCATTCTCCTCCCCTGGACTATTTGGACGGTCAGGAGCTTGAGGAGGGCGGCATGATGGAGCCGGCAATAGAGATCGTGACACACGAGGCGTCGCCCACAGACACATAG
- the pde4ba gene encoding cAMP-specific 3',5'-cyclic phosphodiesterase 4B isoform X5 — protein MPEANYLLSVSWGYIKFKRMLNRELTHLSEMSRSGNQVSEFISNTFLDKQNEMEMPSPTSKTREKKKQQKQQLMTQISGVKKVSHGPSLSGSSISRFGVKTDKEELLSKELEDLNKWGLNIFTVSEYSHSRPLTCIMYAIFQERDLLKTFKIPVDTLVAYMMTLEDHYHSDVAYHNSLHAADVAQSTHILLSTPALDAVFTDLEILAAIFAAAIHDVDHPGVSNQFLINTNSELALMYNDESVLENHHLAVGFKLLQEDNCDIFQNLTKKQRQSLRKMIIDMVLATDMSKHMSLLADLKTMVETKKVTSSGVLLLDNYTDRMQVLRNMVHCADLSNPTKSLELYRQWTDRIMEEFFHQGDRERERGMEISPMCDKHTASVEKSQVGFIDYIVHPLWETWADLVHPDAQDILDTLEDNRNWYQSMIPQSPSPPFYDQVTHGHSGGTGGQGGGEKFQFELTLEEEDLDGIEKNGEGEEDEEEEEELEEEEEDSLGDSHSPPLDYLDGQELEEGGMMEPAIEIVTHEASPTDT, from the exons ATGCCTGAAGCCAATTACCTGCTGTCGGTGTCTTGGGGTTACATTAAG TTCAAGAGAATGTTGAATCGGGAGTTGACGCACCTATCTGAGATGAGTCGGTCTGGCAATCAGGTTTCCGAATTCATCTCTAACACCTTCCTAG ACAAACAGAATGAGATGGAGATGCCGTCACCGACGTCAAAGACgcgagagaagaagaagcagcagaagcagcagctgATGACACAGATCAGCGGAGTCAAGAAGGTCTCCCATGGGCCCTCTCTCTCCGGCAGCAGCATATCACGCTTCGGCGTCAAGACCGATAAGGAAGAGCTGCTGTCCAAGGAGCTGGAGGACCTCAACAAGTGGGGCCTGAACATCTTTACTGTTTCGGAGTACTCCCACAGCAGGCCTCTTACCTGCATCATGTACGCCATCTTCCAG GAGCGAGATCTGTTAAAGACCTTTAAGATCCCCGTGGATACGTTGGTGGCCTACATGATGACATTGGAAGACCACTACCATTCAGATGTGGCCTACCATAACAGCCTGCACGCTGCCGACGTAGCCCAATCTACACACATCCTCCTCTCCACTCCAGCCCTGGAT GCGGTCTTTACAGATCTTGAGATCCTAGCAGCCATCTTTGCTGCAGCTATCCATGATGTTGACCATCCTGGAGTATCAAACCAATTCTTAATCAATACCA ACTCTGAGCTGGCGCTAATGTACAACGATGAGTCTGTGCTGGAGAACCATCACTTGGCTGTGGGATTCAAGCTACTACAGGAAGACAACTGCGATATCTTCCAGAACCTCACCAAGAAGCAGCGACAGTCCCTCCGCAAGATGATCATCGACATG GTTTTGGCCACTGACATGTCCAAACACATGAGTCTGCTGGCTGATCTGAAGACTATGGTGGAGACCAAGAAGGTGACGAGCTCTGGAGTGCTGCTGCTGGACAATTACACCGACAGGATGCAG GTGCTGCGTAACATGGTGCACTGTGCTGACCTGAGTAACCCCACCAAGTCCCTGGAGCTGTATCGTCAGTGGACTGATCGGATAATGGAGGAGTTCTTCCAccaaggagacagagagagggagaggggaatgGAGATCAGCCCTATGTGTGATAAACACACAGCCTCAGTGGAGAAGAGCCAG GTGGGTTTCATCGACTACATTGTCCACCCTCTGTGGGAGACCTGGGCCGACCTGGTCCACCCTGACGCCCAGGACATTCTGGACACCCTGGAGGACAACAGGAACTGGTACCAAAGCATGATCCCCCAGAGTCCCTCCCCGCCCTTCTACGACCAGGTCACGCACGGACACAGTGGAGGGACTGGAGGTCAGGGAGGCGGGGAGAAATTTCAGTTTGAGCTCACTTTGGAGGAGGAGGACTTGGATGGAATAGAGAAAAATGGCGAAggggaggaggacgaggaggaagaagaagagttagaagaagaggaggaggatagTCTAGGAGATTCTCATTCTCCTCCCCTGGACTATTTGGACGGTCAGGAGCTTGAGGAGGGCGGCATGATGGAGCCGGCAATAGAGATCGTGACACACGAGGCGTCGCCCACAGACACATAG